The genomic stretch ATTTATGAAGAACTTATTATAtaccaggcaccattctaaacTCGTTGCATGTGTTAACTCACGTAATTCTCACAacttttattatcttcattttacagatgaggaaactgaggcagagtagTTTAGCAAACGTCTAGTTAGTAAGTGAAAAATTTATACTTCAAATATAGATCTGTTTGACACAGATCCTACTATTACAACCACTAGCATGATTTTACCGTGTctctcaaagaaaatatacaaacaaacaaaaacaattttcctttttccctctcagAAAGCTGAGGGAAGACTCGGGAATAAAATCCCTTTTCCTTTTACCTCgaagttttgttttaatttcccttatATCAGACCTCACCTTCTGCACTGGTAATATTTAAAAGCCAAGAATCTTTCTAGAAGCATTACAGCTCTTTTCAGGCTCTCTGGGAGCCTGTGGGTTTCTCATAACAGCCGAGATTCAGGGACAGGCCGGTGCAGAGTCCCACCAAGTCAAGATGGGGTTGCTGTCCTCATGTTTGAAGACTGAGGAAACTATTTGTCTGTCTAggaaaataaccaagagatatattttcaaaagtgGCTGTTTTTCTCCAGTGACGAAGTTGTTTTTCTGAAGGGTAAGCAAGAATCTGTGATTCTCTCTGCAGCAGTGAGCAActttggaggaggaagaaagtaaTTCAGTAGAATCTGGTCTAAATTGACCATAAGGACATTTCCTACCCTCCATtttttcagtttctgttttgaatttttcatgtattttcaaGAAGGGGCCATGTTTAGCTCTTCAGCCACacaattctttcctttctttcttgataaATTAAATATGGTTCATGGGGATTTTAAATGTCAGATCCTATAACAGGCAAATGCCTTATTGcacacagtttaaaaatttttttttaacgtaaaggatggtagcttttatttttctttaaaaaaaaagagtttaaaggGTGGATCCTGTTGCTTTGTTCATTGTAGCCCCTCAGAGAGCTCCTGCTatgtcaaaattataaaatttgccCTTTGGGAACAAGGACCTCTTGATGTTTcctcaggggtggggagggcaatgAGAAGTAGCGTCTGGGGggggtgtttttattttatttatttatttaatatctttattgtagtataattactttacagtaTTGTTGggggtgttttaaaaaaaacctgtgttGAATGCATGTATCCAAATGGTACTGCAGCATTAGAAATGGGAGCATTGTTAAAAATTTTACTGTTTGTCAATAGGAAGCTGGCACCTATACTCACCAAAGGCACATTTTAATCTCTCCCATATAACTGCCTCTCTTCCCATTGGATATGAACTAATTTACCTTGCCTGATGCAGAGAAACTTATCAACTATAAACATAGACCCAGAGGATCTGGATTCCTTTGCTCCTTTTCCACCCTACTGTTAGACACTTATTGCCAGTTTGCCAGCTACGAGCATCACAAAATAGCAGGGTAGGACTGTctgctaaaagaaaaatgagggctTTTGATGAGTTGTGCTGACAAAAATGTTATAAGAGTGAGATTAATAAAAGTCTACGGGGTTAAAGATTCTAGTTATCAGATAGACAGCATGGCCTCTGGCCCCAGCCGTCTCTCTGAGCTACTTATAAGATGTGGCTTATCTCATCTTCTGTCAATTTACAACTCCATCCAGCTACAAGGGTCTCTTGCTTTACTTAGCTCTGCCATGAAGTAGGCCAAGGACCCTCCTCTGTACCTTCAGACTTCATTCCATTTCCATTCTGTGATGACCAGCTTGCTGAACCCTGACAAGACTCTCATCACTGTCTTGCTGTCCTTACTGGTTTTATAGGAAGGaaacccaaaattaaaaaaaagaacaattttttgAGCTATAGCATACATAAGGTGAAATACATCAATTTTAAGGGTACAgctgaatgctttttaaaaaaacatacgtAATTATATTGACAGAATATTTCCAGCATCCCAGAAGGCTTCCTCACATTTCTTCCCAGTCAATAACCACCCGCCCCCCACAAGACGTAACTACTACATTCACCTTTGTTCTACAGATACATTTGCCTGATcgtaaatttcatataaatggaattatatggtatgtaCTTCTAGGCATCTGGTTTCTTTCAACATTCTCGTACATGTATTTTTGTGGACATTTGTAATCTTttatatacttaggagtagaatGACAAGGCCATTCAATAGAGGTATGTTTAGTTTTAGTAGATACTGCCTAACAGTTCCAAGGAAGTTGTACCAGTTAACACTTTCACCaataatgtatgagagttccagttgctccatgtTCTTCTCAGtgcttggtattgtcagtttttttttttctgttttttcaattttagctattctggtgGGGTTTTGTgtgtaatttgcattttcctcatgAGCAATAATGATGAAACTCTATTCATATGTTTGTAGGCCACTTGAAagttctcatctgtgaagtgctATTCCattctttgttctatttttaaaaattggactgttttttttcttattgatttgaaggagtttaaaatatatgtatatattagatacaagtcctttgttaaatatatgtattgtgaatattttctcccaatctgtagttGGCCTTTTCACCCTCTTAAGGTGCCTTTTGATAAATTGAagctcttaattttaatgaaatccaatttatcaatcttttttcATAGTCAATGCTTTTGTGTTGAATAAGAAATCTTTAACTACTGAAGGTCACGAAGATATTTGCCAATGGTTTGATTTAGAAGATTTACTGTTTTACCTTTCATGTTTAGGTCTATGGTCCATTtcaaattattatcattattattattattattattatatccagtgtgaggtaagggtcatggttccactgatttatttgtttgttcttgtgtCAGTACCATGCTGTCGTATAACTGTAGCTGCACAGCTAGCCTTGATATCTGGTAGTATatgtcctccaattttgttcttccttAAGATGTTTTGGCTATACTAAGCCCTTTATATATccttatacattttagaatcacttTGCCTAAAATGCCCTTTGGGGATGGTTTTGAGCTTATTAATTCATTAGCCTCCCCATGTCCTCTCAACTTCAAAATTGTTTGAGGGAGAGACCAGTAGTGTATTTGTGGCAGTCTCCCTCCCTCTAGTGAGAATTTGTCTCCAAAGTACCACGAGGCTTGGGAGACTTCACTCAGACTTTTCCACGCATGTGCTAGGCTAGAACTCAGCTAACTTCAGGTGAGGAAAATTAGCCCTGCATTTCAGGCTTCTCAAATTTCCAATCCATTATGCTAGCCTCAACCTTTATGCAGATTTCTCATTTTCCTCAGTAGACTCCCTCTGCCTTGGTGCCAAACCTCGTCTTCAACTTGTGCCCAGAATTAGCAAATGTCTCCGTGAAGAGAAAAAGTCTGTGATTATCAGCATTCTTACGAAAGACTCTTCACTCTCTGAAATTTTAGTTCATCTTGTCCTTGTTTCCACAGATCACAGATATCTTATTAATTTTGTAGTttatcattttgttgttgttttttagttgTGACAGGAGCATTCACGTCCCATTTGAAAGCGAAAGTCCAGTAAACATTTGATAGGCATAACCTTGACCCTCTCATCCATCTTGGCTCTATCACAGGTGAGTAGTTTATGAGTGGGCCAATTCAGTAGGTCAGGGGAAGGGCAGGTAAAATGGACACAACATTCCTGTCACAGATGATGGAGATTGCTGAGGGGACTGAGCTGgctctctccatccctctgctTTGGGACTCACGGTCAACTTGGAATTCAGCCAGTTTCCAGGGATGGgaaatgagattaacattttgAGTTCTATTCCTGCTTAGAATGCGATGTCAGCTCTGGCCTGAATAAGGCAAATTTTCCTCCTATAGGCACCTGAATTTGTGCCCTCTGGCACAGGACTTTAGGAATCATACCTGGGCTGACTTCCAATTCTGTGTCTTCACTTACCATGTGGCGGtgggcaatttatttaatttctctgttcctcagttttttcatctgtaatgtCACAGGGTTATCAAGTGGATTAAATGtactaatattaaaaaagaaagtaccCGAAGTGTAAtagattttcaataaatgtgaACATTTATTAGAATACTTACGGCCATGTCATCTCATCTGAGTATAGCTTTTGAGGCTGGGGATCATGCTTGGTCACCTTTTGGGGGTgagtaaaatttacatacagcgGGATGCACAAATATTAAGAGTACCATTCagtgagttttgaaaaatgcGTAATCTTATGTAAAccatcacctcagaaagttcTCTTAGCCTCTTCCAGTCAGTTTCCACTCCCCTAGATGCAATTGCTATTTGGATTTTTCCACCGTAgatcattttgcattttctagaattgcaTATGAATAGAATCgtacaatatatattcttttgtgtctggcttctttcattaagTACAATGTTTTTgatatccatccatgttgttatcCCTATCAGTAGtggctttctttttattgctgattagTATcatattgtatgaatatatcacagtttgtttatccattctccttttGATTGACATCTGGGCTCTTTCCactttttttggctattatgcatGAAGCTGCTATAACCATTCTTATAAAAATCTTTCTGtgaactttcatttctcttaggtgaATGCCTCAGAGTAGAATTGCCAGGACTGGATAGGTGCTTGCctggttttataagaaactgccagacgTTTTCAAAGAGGTTGTATCATTTTATACTCCCATAAGCATGTGTGAGAATTCTGGTTCCTCTACCTCTTTGTCAACCTTTGATGTTGTCAGTCTTTAATTTTAACCAGTCCAGTGAGTGTattgtggtatctcattgtgatgttaatttgcatttccctgatgactaatgatattgaatatgttttcatgtgtttattagctatttatttttcttcctttgtgaaatgtttgttcaactcttttgcccatttttaattggttggtttgtctttttattattgagttgtaggagctctttatatattctggttacaagttctttgtcagatatattttTTGTGAGTATTTTCTCTGTCTGTGCATTGCCTGCTCATTTTATTAACCATGTGTTTTGATGAATTGTTTTATCTTTGTACCCCCTGCTATCCAtgaatattttggttttgttttttttgtgtgtgtgggtgtgtgtgtggtacgcgggcctctcactgttgtggcctctcccgttgcggagcacaggctctggacgtgcaggctcagtggccatggctcacgggcctagctgctccgaggcatgtgggatcttcctggaccggggcacgaacccgtgtcccctgcatcggcaggcggactctcaaccactgcgccaccaggaaagccctatgcATGAATATTTGACAcgataatatttactgaatgaaagagTTAAAAGTtggtcctccctcccttcttcccttcctttctttctttaacaaTACTTACCAGTTACCTGCTATGCGGCAGCCTTTCTTCTATGCCTTGGATATAccgcagaaaacaaaacagacacgCTTCCTAATCTCATGGAACTTCATTTTAGTCTATATGTATGTGGGGTGGGGtgacagacagaaaaacaaatgaataaacaagaaaatatgagGTGATTATAGGTACTATAATGTAAAAATGAGCTGTATGCAAAACGAGAAAGGGATGATCAAGAGGCTTTTTCAGGTTGGAGAGTCTGAAATCTGAGGAGAtgatatttaagctgagaccAGAATGACaagaagccattttttttttctgggggaaagggattctaggcagaaggaacagctaaTAAAAGGGTCCTTAAGGTGAGTTGGGGCTAGGTGCAAACTATCCAAAATACACCTTTAGGCAAACACCTTAGGTTCAGGGTTTGGCTGCTTTGGAAATTATCGTAACTGGAATAAGCTGATGCTATACTCTTACTATTTCCTAGCACTGCAGTACTCGCTAATTTCTCAACACCCTCCCTGCCCTCGCCCCATCCCCAGCTCCTAGGTTCCAAGATGCTTTGAAGATAGGAATTGTGGATTAGCTAACACAGTGGTCAACAGGGTTAAGGCTAGGTCAGGAATGTTTTTTTCCCATCAAAGGTGACCAagagatagaaaaaataaaccaagGGTTGCATAAATAATAGATAACTACATTTGTCTTTATAAGATAGCAATATATGAAGTGTTCTCCCTCTCtgctttttacatttagattGTGTCTTGTAAAACTCTGTAAATACATCTATTTGATTAATGGACCAtgatttgtttctaaattttggcCAGCTTAGGGAGAGTTGGAAGAAAAGATGATGGGAAGGGGTAGTGTAAGATGGAGATACAGAGAGAATGAAACACATACTTGAATAAATGGAGGTGTATTGACAAAGAAGATTAATAACAGAGTCCTAGAGGGAGGTAGAGAAGCTGAGAAAAGAAACTGGGTGAAAGGGAAGCCAGAAGTTAAATAGGTTTTGTGTgagtatgttcctattaccctcTTGTGCCCTTGGGCTATGGGCACTGTAGTAGTTTATTGCTTCCTTTGAAAAGTTTGATGGTGCTCTCTACTACTATTTAACACACACCTtacttctgtgtctttcttcTGATGAGCTGATTCATGCTCTACATTAATGCCAAATTCCTCTCATGATTTTTTACCATCATTTCTTTCCACTAGATTGCTTTTTCTctaatcaaaaacagagatcctgTGAGTTAATAAACTGCCATGCATCTAGTACCGATTCTCCCATATTTCAGATGGAAGTTGCCTCCAACCAAAATCATGCCTTCTGGTTATTATGGTTAGGACCCTTATCATCAGGGCAAACTCCATGTCTACTGTCAGGatttggggcaaaaaaaaaaagaggttctgatAGGACTTATGCTAGGTGAAGATAGTATATAACTGAGTGGGTCAAACCATACCCTGTGGAAACTAGCAAGCTCCATGTGAAAATCACAGACCATCTGGCGGATGCTTTGCTCTACTCCAGTAAAGGCCTAAGGAGTACAAGTCGCTGTGGTAAAGCTTGTGGCTTGCTGGGCCCCACTCTGGTCAGAACTGCTGGAAACAGGGCAAAGATAGATTTGGCAGTATCCTAAAAGAGGGAGGTGGATGGTTGCTTCCTAATACTCTCCACTGGGAAAAACTtgactgaggctggagagaggaaaCCAGCTCAGTTTGCAGGACTGGTAGCTAGAAATTTAATGTGTATATATGCCCAAGAAAACAACTGGCCAAAAGAACATAGCTACACTAATCAGCTGTGGACTTGAGATATATAttctaataaatagaaaattacagactgtCCTACTGCAGGAAAAAACAATCTGGTGAAGGGAGATatgaaaagaaatcaatgaaagaaatttaGCAATTCATGTAGGACATGTACCAGCTCATCAGAATGGAAAGACAGAATAATCTATTCAGAATAAGAGAGGAGACAATCTGACCCCCGCCAAAACTAATACAGACTCTGCAGTCTTGGGAACTCCAAGTCTCAACTCAGGTCCCCTTTCAGTTCAATTTAAGGTTGCAGATCGGGCATGTGAAAGCTCAGGGCATGTGGACATGAATATTCTAGGTAAGCAGAGAAGAAAGAGTGGACAAAAAAAACTATGAATCAAAGAAATGAGTAAGCAATATGAGCTACGTTGAATTACTAAAATCTTGAAGCCTCAACAAACTCATTTTTAAGGGGAACAGGGGATGGTAAACCAGACAAATGTGATAGGTAGATTATATTGGGCCATTCTCTAGATTTTTAAACAAGGAATATTACCTTAAAGAGGTATAAACTTAGGAATAGGGCTTGTAGAGCACACAGACATACAGATGAGAATAGTATGACCATGGCTTTAGACAAATTTAGGAGAAATAGCTGCTAGATATGGAATATTGGCAGTGATAGGAAATGACCAAAGAACTAATTTTATAACAGAAGTTATATAAAATTTGGGAAAAGACAGAGAATGGGGGACTCTCATTTACCATAAATTCCCCAGACTGCAGGGGCAATCGGAAActttaatgaatgaattattaaaaacacagaaagaactTAGCAGCACCAGATATAAATGGAAATGAGGCAAAGGTACTAATAAAACAGGATTAATTGAAAGACTCTGAGTGTATGTATCCTCCTCAATAGAGATGTTCAAGAAAGATAGACAAACTACCTATGCTCACTTTGTTCTCAAATCCCATAAGAGGTAAAGACCATGAGAAGTGTAAAGGGGACTATGAGTAGTAGAGCCTCATAAGGCCATCAAAAAACgaggagtagggcttccctggtggcgcagtggttgagagtccacctgccgatgcaggggatgcgggttcgtgccccggtcccggaggatcccacatgccgcggagcggctgggcccgtgagccatggccgctgagcctgcgcgtccggagcctgtgctctgcaacgggagaggccacgacagtgagaggcccgcgtactgaaaaaaaagaaaaagaaaaagaaaaaaacgaggAGCAATAGCTAGGGGTACATTTTCAACGTTATCCTACAGCCAGAAACTGTATGATGGAGAAAGGCTCAAGGATACTaactttatatttctcttttctattattagatctgcttttctgttttctcttggcTGTGGCAATCTGTCTGATGGTCATTACAATAGCAGTTCACTACCAACACAAACGAGAGAACCACATATAAATTTTGTGGAAGGTTCACCAAATTTATCAAAAAGTACCGTAGGACCACTGGCCTCATTCTGTACttgatcatcatcatcatcatatcaGCAGCCTCATTTCTCAACCAAACCAACCACAGAACCATTGCCAGCCCCATAGGATCCATTGTCACCAAGAGCCCATTTACTACAacttttagtaatattttatctACTGAGGAAAGCACAGAGGAATGGAGTCTGTGTCAACCCCTGTAGTAGTTGGTGGACTTGTTGATTGTGTAGCCCAGTTAATTAGAATAGCTGAAGAGCTTCTACGGTTGATTTCACAAGAACCAGTTCCTTGTGAAGAGCAAGATGACAGAGCAGAACAGATAGAAACAGATGCACCTCTTTCCGAGGAAGCTTCACTACCAGACCTTGCTGATCTCCCAGACTTAGGATCGATACTTACACAAAGAGAAGACGAAGACTTAACCTTTGATACAGATCAACCTATGTTAGACACAGAATTATATGAAGAAGTACTCTCTAGTATTAACAATGACTTAAGTAGATAAAACCTCATTTGCCTCCACCAGCATGTGAAAACTGATCATTTCTCTGTGtcaaatatattctaatttttcgGAATGTTAGCAATAACAGTTTTTCTCCTAGTTCTGCCCAGGTTCATTACTAATCTGTTATAGAACAAGCACTATTTGATTTGCTTCTGGCAGAGGCtggtctcttttcttctttgtatttatttatacgaAAAGCTCTGACTTTAGCAGTAGGGTTCTTTCTTTACCTGTACTTGTTCTCCTGTTAGGATTCCTGATAATAGGAGCAAACACtagcaaagaaaagaaactccttaCCTAACAATAGAGTGAAGACCTGATGAACTCTATCACATCTTGGGACCCAATTTCACCATTCTACAATGAGTGGAAACTAAAAGGGGAATATCCTCCAGGATGGCAGTATAGTGAATACATTCACATTAATAGGACAATATTGGGGCACTTTTACTTAAAAAGATAGAACTACTTACTAGGCCTTTCGGACAGAATGTGTCAGCCAAAGGATGCTGTAGCAGACTGGgggaaataattctaaaaatcaGCCATCTACCAGATAATAAAACTGCAGAAAGCTTTACAGATAACTTTTGCCAGGGAGAAACCTTTGAAAAAGCTGAGGCCAGGAAGTTCCAATACAGGACTCTTCCCTCGAATGCTGACCCATATCACAACTACTCTGCAACATTGTTGCTCAAATGGAAATGGCAAGTTACACCAAATAACAACCGGAGAGAAGTACTAGTACTAGAAGGGCTAGACAAAGCCCTAACAAGGACTATTTGCCTATGGAAAAGTCAAACACTTACGGCATAGGCTTAGAGATGATGGTCCACAAGTAGAAGCAGATAAAGTACACCTTCTTGGGTATAACTACATTTATAAAGAATAGCTGATAGGCTTATTATAAGGGAAACTGCTTCAACCTTGACAGAAATCTTTACTACTgagaaatgggaacaataatgattttaaacaaaatgtggacTGGTCATACCCACAGTAATTCTACAGCTACCAGAGGGGGGAAATGCAATAGTTGGAAGACCCCCATATCAAAACAGAGAGGGACTAAATACACATTCAGGAAATTCACTGATCATACTAATTGCATGCCATAGGGTACCCTTACTTCCATTTGGAAGAATAGCTACCTTTCATACAAGCCTGTGGACATTACGGTCCTTCTTCCTAGAGAATGGCCTTTGCATCTTACAATATGGGCAACAACTAGGTAAAGACATAGAAGTATACCATTAGACAACGTGATATATGAAAATTGTGAAGAAATGACATGTAGAAGTCAATCCACATTCGTGGGAAACCagattataccaatttacatagAGTCCTAAAGTATATTATAGTCAAAGGGATTAAAAAGACTTTTAATACAGATGGCTTCAGAGCTAACCAACATGACAGATGCTGCATCTAATACTAAGTGAGCTCTGCATACACAGATTATTAGCTACCTTTAAAGGTAAATGGGGAAAATTATAGACTATATAACCAGGTCTTATTTGGATGAGCAGTAGCGGGAGAAACGTAAGTCAGTTTTGCCACTGAATTTCAGGATAagtttaacaaatttaagaaagagATAGctaatagccaaggcatggaagcaacctaaatgtccatcgacagatgaatgaataaagaagatgtggcgggagggggatgagggagggaaggactgggagtttgggattagtatatgtaaactattacatataggatggataaacaacaaggtcctactgtatagcacagggaactatattcagtatcctgtgataaactgtaatggaaaatatattaaaaagaatgtctctatgtgtatagctgagtcactctgctgtacagcagagattggcactacactgtaaatcaactaaacttcaatttaaaaaattaaaaaaagaattacagtaaaaaaaagatgtggtatatatatatatatatatatatatgtatatatatatatatatatatacacatacacacacacacacacacacacaatgaaatactactcagccataaaaaagaatgaaataatgccatttgcagcaaaatggacggacctagagattatcacactaagtgaagtaagccagagaaagaccaatgtcatatgatatcgcttacatgtggaatctaaaaaacaatgatacaaatgaacttatttacaaaacagaaacagactcacagacataggaaacaaatttatggttac from Phocoena phocoena chromosome X, mPhoPho1.1, whole genome shotgun sequence encodes the following:
- the TRPC5OS gene encoding putative uncharacterized protein TRPC5OS, with product MESVSTPVVVGGLVDCVAQLIRIAEELLRLISQEPVPCEEQDDRAEQIETDAPLSEEASLPDLADLPDLGSILTQREDEDLTFDTDQPMLDTELYEEVLSSINNDLSR